The Fusarium graminearum PH-1 chromosome 2, whole genome shotgun sequence genome includes a region encoding these proteins:
- a CDS encoding SLA2 protein, with amino-acid sequence MSAAKHQADPIILRRSDQELAINIKKATNAEEISPKRKHVRACIVYTWDHRSSAAFWAGIKVQPILADEVQTFKALITIHKVLQEGHPSALKEAMANRAWIDSLNRGMGGGGEGMRGYAPLIREYVYYLLAKLSFHHQHPEFNGTFEYEEYLSLKAINDPNEGYETISDLMVLQDKIEQFQKLIFSHFRNVGNNECRIAALVPLVQESYGIYKFITSMLRAMHSTTGDDEALEPLRERYNAQHYRLVKFYYECSNLRYLTSLITIPKLPQDPPNLLAEDDDAPALPARPKQEIERKPSPLPEPKNDAPDEMNEFWKSELDRQNREYEEQQRILEQQQQQALLAQQQAQMQAQREFEQQQQQLMEQQQREQEALMAQQAQWQTQGRLAELERENLNARAQYERDQLMLQQYDQRVKALEGELSHIQNSLGQQMNSKDDQIRALQEQVNTWRTKYEALAKLYSQLRHEHLDLLQKFKAVQLKAASAQEAIDRREKLEREIKTKNLELADMIRERDRALHDKDRASGSSKDEVEKLRRELRLAQERADNLERSKGNELSTMLSKYNREMADLEEALRNKSRQLEDAQMNVRDGSSDLEQLLRDKEEELEVYKAGMDQTLIELNELKMNQGDTDNALDGQIDALIMSNLDKINDIIDSVLQAGVARVDDALYELDSNMQAGNQNASPSYVLSQIEKASASAMEFATSFNNFIADGPNATHSELIKAINVFSGAIADVCSNTKGLSRLATDDKKTDSLMNGTRQPAISAVQFLRGLQSFRLEGMDPLQKTDVVINNNNDVQMNLQKLNKLTADGVISGRNSPEQLIVASNDVAASTAQLVAASRVKAGFMSKSQEKLEQASKAVGSACRALVRQVQSLIKERSQEDDQVDYTKLGAHEFKVREMEQQVEILQLENALASARHRLGEMRKISYQEE; translated from the exons ATGTCTGCTGCT AAACACCAAGCTGACCCCATCATCTTGCGCAGGTCCGATCAAGAGCTCGCCATCAACATTAAGAAAGCTACCAACGCCGAAGAGATCTCCCCGAAGCGTAAGCATGTTCGCGCATGCATTGTGTATACATGGGACCACAGGTCGTCTGCCGCCTTCTGGGCTGGCATTAAGGT TCAACCGATCCTCGCCGACGAAGTCCAGACATTCAAGGCCCTCATTACGATCCACAAGGTGCTCCAAGAAGGCCACCCTAGCGCCCTGAAGGAAGCGATGGCGAACCGCGCCTGGATTGATAGCTTGAACCGCGGCATGGGCGGAGGTGGTGAAGGTATGCGCGGATACGCGCCCCTGATCCGCGAATACGTTTACTACCTCCTTGCGAAGCTCTCAttccaccaccagcacccTGAGTTCAACGGAACATTCGAATATGAGGAGTACCTGAGCCTCAAAGCTATCAACGATCCCAACGAAGGCTACGAGACCATCAGCGACCTTATGGTGctgcaagacaagatcgagcAGTTCCAAAAGCTGATCTTCTCTCACTTCCGGAACGTGGGAAACAACGAGTGCCGAATTGCGGCTCTCGTACCCCTTGTACAGGAGAGTTACGGAATTTACAAGTTCATCACAAGCATGCTGCGCGCAATGCACTCGA CTACCGGTGACGACGAAGCTCTTGAACCCCTCCGTGAACGTTACAACGCACAGCATTATCGCTTGGTTAAGTTCTACTACGAGTGTTCAAACCTGCGATACCTTAccagtctcatcaccatACCCAAGCTTCCACAAGACCCTCCAAACCTCTTggccgaggatgatgacgCCCCCGCCCTCCCCGCGCGACCGAAGCAAGAGATTGAGCGTAAGCCATCTCCTCTGCCGGAGCCCAAGAATGACGCTCCcgatgagatgaatgagtTTTGGAAGAGCGAGTTGGATCGCCAGAACCGAGAGTACGAAGAGCAGCAGCGCATtcttgagcagcagcaacaacaagctcTCTTGGCGCAACAGCAGGCGCAGATGCAAGCGCAGCGCGAGTTcgaacagcagcaacaacagctcaTGGAGCAGCAACAGCGAGAGCAGGAGGCGCTCATGGCGCAGCAAGCTCAATGGCAGACTCAGGGGCGCCTTGCGGAGCTGGAGCGTGAAAACCTCAACGCGCGGGCTCAGTATGAGCGTGACCAGTTGATGCTGCAGCAATACGACCAGCGAGTCAAGGCTCTGGAGGGTGAGCTGTCACACATCCAAAACAGTCTTGGCCAGCAAATGAACAGCAAGGATGACCAGATCCGAGCTCTCCAGGAGCAGGTCAACACATGGCGGACGAAATACGAGGCCTTGGCGAAGCTTTACTCTCAACTTCGACATGAGCATCTCGATCTTTTACAGAAATTCAAGGCAGTTCAGCTCAAGGCGGCCAGCGCACAGGAGGCCATCGACCGACGCGAGAAGCTCGAGCGTGAGATCAAGACGAAGAACCTGGAGTTGGCCGACATGATCCGTGAGCGTGACCGCGCTCTTCATGACAAGGATCGCGCgagtggcagcagcaaggatgaagttgagaagcttAGGCGTGAGCTCCGTCTCGCTCAAGAAAGGGCCGACAACCTCGAACGCAGCAAGGGCAACGAGCTTTCGACGATGCTTTCCAAGTACAACCGTGAGATGGCGGATCTCGAGGAGGCGCTACGAAACAAGTCGCGCCAGCTTGAGGACGCCCAGATGAACGTCCGAGATGGTAGCTCTGatctcgagcagcttctcagagacaaggaggaggagcttgaggtGTATAAGGCTGGCATGGACCAGACACTCATTGAgctcaacgagctcaagaTGAACCAGGGTGATACTGATAATGCTCTTGACGGACAAATTGATGCGCTTATCATGTCGaacctcgacaagatcaacgacatcatcgacTCGGTTCTTCAGGCTGGCGTTGCGCGCGTGGATGATGCTTTGTACGAGTTGGACTCCAACATGCAAGCTGGTAACCAAAATGCATCTCCATCTTACGTACTGTCACAGATCGAAAAGGCATCAGCCAGTGCTATGGAGTTTGCTACGTCCTTTAACAATTTCATTGCGGATGGTCCCAACGCGACACACTCGGAACTCATCAAAGCTATCAACGTTTTCTCTGGCGCAATTGCCGACGTGtgcagcaacaccaagggTCTCTCCCGTTTGGCTACGGATGACAAGAAGACCGACTCACTTATGAACGGAACCCGACAGCCTGCCATATCAGCGGTCCAGTTCCTCCGAGGCCTCCAGAGCTTCCGACTCGAAGGCATGGATCCCCTGCAGAAGACCGATGtggtcatcaacaacaataatGATGTTCAGATGAACCTGCAGAAACTCAACAAGCTG ACAGCAGACGGTGTCATCTCTGGCCGCAACAGCCCAGAGCAGCTCATCGTGGCCTCGAACGATGTGGCGGCCTCGACCGCCCAGCTCGTGGCTGCAAGCAGAGTCAAGGCCGGTTTCATGTCAAAGAGCCAAGAAAAGCTCGAGCAGGCCAGCAAGGCCGTGGGTTCCGCTTGTCGAGCACTGGTGCGCCAGGTCCAGAGCCTGATCAAGGAGCGCAGCCAGGAGGACGACCAGGTAGACTACACCAAGCTTGGCGCGCACGAGTTCAAGGTGCGGGAGATGGAACAGCAA GTCGAGATCCTCCAATTGGAGAACGCCTTGGCATCGGCTCGTCATCGTTTGGGCGAGATGCGGAAGATCTCATACCAGGAAGAGTAA
- a CDS encoding pre-mRNA-splicing factor SLU7 codes for MPAPPPKPPPSGTGAGAASKEENIYIPSFISKRPFYAGDDGDDNDYLKHQRREEKDEKSQWYDRGRKAGPAATKYRKGACENCGSMTHKKKDCLSRPRAKGAKWTGRDIQADEVIQDVKMGWDAKRDRWNGYDAKEYRNVVDEFNQMEELRKQATKGEAGDEEADEGDKYAEENDMSKHQSTATRQLRIREDTAKYLLNLDLESAKYDPKTRSLVDAGATADKAADVFAEEGFMRSSGDAGAFENAQRYAWEAQEKSGDTSQHLQANPTAGEFYRKKEMEEAEAKRAEREKLLAEKYGGDQKVMPAALRNMAITESETFVEYDEAGLIKGAPKKEAKSKYAEDVMINNHTSVWGSWWSNFKWGYSCCHSFIKNSYCTGDDGKMAWEAAERQRTGANLIEDKEEEAVEEDKQKDEEEKPQKRTREEMMNGVTEEEMEEFRKKRRATDDPMAKMLGTDELLT; via the coding sequence ATGCCTGCTCCCCCTCCGAAACCGCCACCATCTGGTACCGGTGCAGGTGCCGCGTCGAAGGAGGAGAACATATACATACCATCCTTTATCAGTAAACGACCATTCTacgctggtgatgatggcgacgacaACGATTATCTCAAGCATCAGCGTCGCGAggagaaagatgagaagTCTCAGTGGTACGATCGCGGCAGGAAGGCCGGTCCAGCAGCTACCAAATACCGAAAAGGCGCTTGCGAGAACTGCGGTTCCATGACacacaagaaaaaagacTGCCTGAGCCGACCACGCGCAAAAGGTGCCAAATGGACAGGAAGAGACATCCAGGCCGACGAAGTGATCCAGGACGTCAAGATGGGCTGGGATGCCAAACGTGACCGCTGGAATGGCTATGATGCGAAGGAATATCGCAACGTGGTGGACGAGTTCAACCAGATGGAGGAGCTGCGCAAACAGGCCACCAAGGGAGAGGCTGGCGATGAAGAGGCGGACGAGGGTGATAAGTACGCGGAAGAGAACGACATGAGCAAGCATCAGAGCACAGCTACCCGACAACTGCGAATACGAGAAGATACCGCCAAGTATCTACTGAATCTCGATCTAGAATCTGCAAAATACGACCCAAAGACGAGATCATTGGTTGATGCCGGTGCGACAGCTGACAAGGCGGCTGATGTATTCGCTGAAGAGGGATTCATGCGATCATCTGGCGATGCTGGCGCTTTCGAGAACGCCCAGCGTTATGCATGGGAGGCTCAAGAGAAATCTGGAGACACAAGCCAACATTTACAGGCCAACCCAACGGCAGGAGAGTTCTACCGGAAGAAGGAAATGGAAGAAGCCGAGGCAAAACGTGCGGAACGAGAGAAGCTTCTCGCAGAAAAGTACGGTGGAGATCAAAAGGTCATGCCAGCTGCTTTGCGCAATATGGCCATTACCGAGTCCGAGACATTTGTTGAATACGACGAAGCGGGCTTGATCAAGGGCGcacccaagaaggaggccaagtcaaagtACGCTGAGGAtgtcatgatcaacaaccaCACCTCCGTATGGGGCAGCTGGTGGTCCAACTTCAAATGGGGCTACTCTTGCTGTCATTCgttcatcaagaacagctACTGTACCGGAGACGATGGCAAGATGGCATGGGAAGCCGCTGAACGTCAACGAACAGGGGCTAACCTGAttgaggacaaggaagaggaagcagTTGAGGAGGATAAGCAgaaggacgaagaagagaagccacAAAAacgaacaagagaagaaatgATGAACGGGGTGACggaagaggagatggaggagttCAGGAAAAAGAGACGAGCCACAGATGAtcccatggccaagatgctgGGTACGGATGAGCTTTTGACATAG
- a CDS encoding mating-type protein MAT-1, whose product MSDYKDQVLEALTNCSQERLNAAMENPSMMRELLEICGTELAACIGPSIGDPVQRAKRPLNGFMAFRTYYLKLFPDTQQKDASGFLTQLWATDPNRNKWALIAKVYSFTRDHVGKAKCNLNPFLSVACPMMKIVEPSEYFGLFGWQVSHDSFGNMVLVQDLAVMANTMPPLENLEHPTTEIDLLTDILVAGYFSEYSQHLQVLMWTSQNGIMAPAGTFVNDAIGEQLYEPVPTTSEKTDFIESVCNNACEAAQALFGPDYDAQFFQSRFVHSWEVDDLTSFQGVQISIADEPLPTNTLYDFNQLPENVPQVSELTIDTSIDADIMEITSAWSVDKITFDRLNRQR is encoded by the exons ATGAGTGACTACAAGGATCAAGTCTTAGAGGCTCTCACCAACTGTTCTCAGGAACGACTCAACGCCGCTATGGAGAACCCCtcgatgatgagagaacTTCTCGAGATTTGCGGTACTGAGCTTGCCGCTTGCATCGGCCCTTCTATCGGAGATCCAGTTCAGCGTGCTAAGCGCCCTCTGAATGGCTTCATGGCCTTTCGAA CCTACTACTTGAAGCTGTTCCCCGATACTCAGCAGAAGGACGCTTCTGGTTTTTTGACTCAGCTCTGGGCTACAGACCCCAATCGAAACAAATGGGCCCTAATTGCTAAGGTTTACTCCTTCACCCGAGACCACGTCGGCAAGGCCAAATGCAACTTGAACCCGTTTCTCAGCGTTGCGTGCCCCATGATGAAGATCGTTGAGCCTTCTGAGTACTTTGGGTTGTTCGGCTGGCAGGTCAGTCACGACAGCTTTGGTAACATGGTCCTCGTGCAGGATCTCGCGGTCATGGCAAACACCATGCCACCTCTCGAGAATCTTGAGCACCCCACCACCGAGATTGATCTGCTCACAGATATTCTTGTGGCTGGCTACTTTTCTGAGTACTCCCAGCACCTGCAAGTTCTGATGTGGACTTCTCAGAACGGCATCATGGCCCCTGCTGGTACCTTCGTTAATGACGCTATCGGGGAGCAGCTCTACGAGCCTGTCCCAACGACCTCTGAGAAGACTGATTTCATTGAATCAGTTTGCAACAACGCCTGTGAGGCCGCTCAAGCCCTATTCGGTCCTGATTACGATGCCCAGTTCTTCCAGAGCCGATTTGTTCACTCTTGGGAAGTGGATGATCTCACTAGCTTTCAGGGTGTCCAGATTTCGATCGCTGATGAGCCTCTGCCCACCAACACACTCTACGATTTCAACCAGCTACCTGAAAACGTTCCTCAGGTCTCCGAGCTCACCATCGACACCTCTATTGACGCCGATATCATGGAGATCACCAGCGCTTGGtctgttgacaagatcacatTTGATCGTCTGAACCGACAGCGCTAG
- a CDS encoding 40S ribosomal protein S9: MPPRAHSKTSRVPRRPFESARLDSELKLVGEYGLRNKREVWRVGLTLSKIRRAARQLLTLDEKDPKRLFEGNALIRRLVRVGVLDESRMKLDYVLALKIEDFLERRLQTCVWKLGLAKSIHHARVLIRQRHIRVGKQIVNVPSFIVRLDSQKHIDFALTSPFGGGRPGRVRRKKAKAAEGGEGGEDEEDEE; encoded by the exons ATGCCTCCCCGCGCCCACTCCAAGACCTCTCGTGTCCCCCGCCGACCCTTCGAGTCTGCCCGACT TGACTCCGAGCTTAAGCTCGTCGGCGAGTATGGCCTGCGCAATAAGCGTGAGGTCTGGCGAGTCGGTCTGACTCTGTCCAAGATCCGTCGTGCTGCCCG TCAGCTCCTTACcctcgacgagaaggaccCCAAGCGTCTCTTCGAAGGCAATGCCCTCATTCGACGTCTCGTCCGTGTCGGTGTTCTCGACGAGTCCCGCATGAAGCTGGATTACGTCCTGgccctcaagatcgaggaTTTCCTTGAGCGTCGTCTCCAGACCTGTGTCTGGAAGCTCGGTCTCGCCAAGTCTATCCACCACGCCCGTGTCCTCATCCGCCAGCGTCACATCCGAGTCGGAAAGCAGATCGTCAACGTTCCTTCTTTCATCGTCCGTCTCGACTCCCAGAAGCACATCGACTTCGCTCTTACCTCGCCCTTCGGTGGTGGCCGTCCCGGCCGTGTCCGCagaaagaaggccaaggccgcCGAGGGCGGTGAGGGtggcgaggacgaggaggacgaggagtAA